A DNA window from Amycolatopsis sp. DSM 110486 contains the following coding sequences:
- the yajC gene encoding preprotein translocase subunit YajC yields MNNLLLPLLLLVVVAVPLVLGTRKQKKQQAAQQDLQKSIAPGDRVMTTSGLYGTVADASGDDTIDIEIAPGVVTTWLRIAVREKVQPAVENDETEVETDSDDTVGGVASTTAEAPAQESIEDEGEKSGAQIAPPLEHGKK; encoded by the coding sequence ATGAACAACTTACTGCTGCCGTTGCTGCTGCTGGTCGTGGTGGCCGTGCCGCTCGTCCTCGGTACCCGCAAGCAGAAGAAGCAGCAGGCAGCCCAGCAGGACCTGCAGAAGAGCATCGCCCCCGGCGACCGCGTGATGACCACCTCGGGTCTCTACGGCACCGTCGCCGACGCTTCCGGCGACGACACCATCGACATCGAGATCGCCCCGGGCGTCGTCACCACGTGGCTGCGAATCGCGGTCCGCGAGAAGGTGCAGCCGGCCGTCGAGAACGACGAGACCGAGGTGGAGACGGACTCCGACGACACCGTCGGCGGCGTCGCTTCGACCACCGCCGAGGCGCCGGCCCAGGAGTCCATCGAGGACGAGGGCGAGAAGTCCGGTGCGCAGATCGCGCCCCCGCTGGAGCACGGCAAGAAGTGA
- a CDS encoding YebC/PmpR family DNA-binding transcriptional regulator yields MSGHSKWATTKHKKANLDAKRGKLFARLIKNIEVAARTGTGGGDPDGNPTLYDAIQKAKKNSVPQDNIERARKRGGGEEAGGADWQNITYEGYGPNGVAVLIECLTDNKNRAAMEVRTALTRNNGSLADPGSVAYMFNRKGVVIMPKGEASEDDVLMVVLDAGAEEVNDLDESFEIVSEGGDLVPVRKALQEAGFEYESAELTFLPTVSVPLDVDGARKVFKLIDALEDCDDVQNVYANFDVSDEVMASVD; encoded by the coding sequence ATGAGCGGCCACTCCAAGTGGGCCACGACGAAGCACAAGAAGGCCAACCTCGACGCGAAGCGTGGCAAGCTCTTCGCCCGGCTGATCAAGAACATCGAGGTGGCCGCCCGGACCGGCACCGGCGGTGGGGACCCCGACGGCAACCCCACGCTCTACGACGCCATCCAGAAGGCGAAGAAGAACTCGGTCCCGCAGGACAACATCGAGCGCGCGCGCAAGCGCGGCGGCGGTGAAGAGGCCGGCGGCGCCGACTGGCAGAACATCACGTACGAGGGCTACGGGCCCAACGGCGTGGCGGTGCTGATCGAGTGCCTCACCGACAACAAAAACCGCGCCGCCATGGAGGTCCGGACCGCGCTCACGCGCAACAACGGCTCGCTGGCCGACCCGGGCTCCGTCGCCTACATGTTCAACCGCAAGGGCGTCGTGATCATGCCCAAGGGCGAGGCGAGCGAGGACGACGTGCTCATGGTCGTGCTCGACGCGGGCGCCGAGGAGGTCAACGACCTCGACGAGAGCTTCGAGATCGTCTCCGAGGGCGGCGACCTGGTGCCGGTGCGCAAGGCGCTGCAGGAGGCCGGGTTCGAGTACGAGTCGGCGGAGCTCACGTTCCTCCCGACGGTCTCGGTGCCGCTGGACGTCGACGGCGCGAGGAAGGTCTTCAAGCTGATCGACGCGCTCGAGGACTGCGACGACGTGCAGAACGTGTACGCGAACTTCGATGTGTCCGATGAGGTCATGGCGTCCGTCGACTGA
- the ruvB gene encoding Holliday junction branch migration DNA helicase RuvB, whose protein sequence is MDHEVTEFEADDETLSALSQNGEREVETTLRPRKLDEFVGQPRVREQLELVLESARRRGVPPDHVLLSGPPGLGKTSMAMIVAAELGAAIRITSGPALERAGDLAAMLSNLAPGDVLFIDEIHRIARPAEEMLYLAMEDFRVDVVVGKGPGATSIPLEIAPFTLVGATTRSGSLTGPLRDRFGFTGQMEFYTDAELELVVRRAATILDIPIDRDGCSEIARRSRGTPRIANRLLRRVRDYAEVRADGNVTIDVARAALKVYDVDELGLDRLDRAVLSALTRSFGGGPVGISTLAVSVGEEATTVEEVCEPYLVRAGMLARTPRGRVATAAAWEHLGLVPPPEAGRPDQGGPSLFDQG, encoded by the coding sequence ATGGACCACGAAGTGACGGAGTTCGAAGCGGACGACGAGACACTCTCCGCTCTCTCGCAGAACGGCGAACGCGAGGTCGAGACGACCCTGCGGCCGCGCAAGCTCGACGAGTTCGTGGGCCAGCCCCGCGTGCGCGAGCAGCTGGAGCTGGTGCTCGAGAGCGCCCGCCGCCGTGGGGTGCCGCCCGACCACGTGCTGCTGTCCGGTCCACCGGGGCTCGGCAAGACGAGCATGGCGATGATCGTGGCCGCAGAGCTCGGCGCGGCCATCCGCATCACGTCCGGTCCGGCGCTGGAACGCGCGGGCGACCTGGCCGCGATGCTGTCGAACCTCGCGCCCGGCGACGTGCTCTTCATCGACGAGATCCACCGCATCGCCCGGCCCGCCGAGGAGATGCTGTACCTCGCGATGGAGGACTTCCGCGTCGACGTCGTGGTCGGCAAGGGGCCGGGCGCCACGAGCATCCCGCTCGAGATCGCGCCGTTCACGCTGGTCGGGGCCACCACACGGTCGGGCTCGCTCACCGGGCCGCTGCGCGACCGCTTCGGCTTCACCGGCCAGATGGAGTTCTACACCGACGCCGAGCTGGAGCTCGTCGTGCGCCGCGCCGCGACGATCCTCGACATCCCCATCGACCGTGACGGCTGTTCGGAGATCGCCCGCCGCTCGCGCGGCACGCCCCGGATCGCGAACCGTCTGCTGCGCCGCGTCCGCGACTACGCGGAGGTCCGCGCCGACGGCAACGTGACCATTGACGTCGCCCGGGCGGCGCTGAAGGTCTACGACGTGGACGAACTGGGCCTCGACCGGCTGGACCGGGCCGTGCTCAGCGCGCTGACCCGCTCGTTCGGCGGGGGACCGGTCGGCATCTCGACGCTCGCCGTCTCCGTCGGTGAGGAGGCGACCACGGTGGAAGAGGTGTGCGAGCCCTACCTGGTCCGCGCGGGTATGCTCGCCCGCACTCCGCGTGGCCGGGTCGCGACCGCGGCCGCGTGGGAGCACCTCGGCCTGGTGCCGCCGCCTGAGGCAGGGCGGCCGGACCAGGGCGGTCCCTCGTTGTTCGACCAGGGCTGA
- a CDS encoding cupin domain-containing protein, whose amino-acid sequence MPQPPEFIRHLGLSPLPVEGGLFAQSWRSEEGSAIYYLLVAPQFSAPHRLDRVEIFVHHAGAPGRMLLLHPDGMVTRPVLGTDVAAGERPQVVVPAGTWQATVPLGEWSLLGTVVVPPYTDDCVEFADVETLAARFPAAAADLRDLPR is encoded by the coding sequence ATGCCGCAGCCACCGGAATTCATCCGCCACCTGGGTCTGTCGCCGCTGCCCGTCGAAGGCGGCCTCTTCGCGCAGAGCTGGCGTTCCGAAGAGGGGTCCGCGATCTACTACCTGCTGGTGGCGCCGCAGTTCTCGGCGCCACACCGGTTGGACCGCGTCGAAATCTTCGTGCACCACGCCGGGGCGCCGGGGCGGATGCTGCTCCTGCACCCGGACGGCATGGTGACGCGGCCGGTGCTGGGCACCGACGTCGCCGCGGGCGAACGGCCGCAGGTCGTGGTCCCCGCCGGGACGTGGCAGGCGACAGTACCGCTGGGCGAGTGGTCTCTGCTCGGCACCGTGGTGGTGCCGCCCTACACCGACGACTGCGTGGAGTTCGCCGACGTCGAGACGCTCGCCGCGCGGTTTCCCGCCGCCGCAGCGGATCTCAGGGACTTGCCGCGGTGA
- the pdxT gene encoding pyridoxal 5'-phosphate synthase glutaminase subunit PdxT, with protein MATASGARPTVGVLALQGAVREHVAMLERAGAHAVPVRREAELSEVDGLVLPGGESTTMSRLLESFELLEPLRARIADGMPAFGSCAGLILLARQALDGRPDQQQLGGLDVVVRRNAFGRQVDSFEVDLDFAGVEGGPVHAVFIRAPWVEKAGAGVEVLATVPAALVPGDSVPEDPAVGEPEARIVAVRQGSVLATAFHPEITGDERVHRLFVELVREA; from the coding sequence GTGGCGACAGCTTCGGGAGCACGGCCGACAGTCGGTGTGCTCGCCCTGCAGGGCGCCGTGCGCGAGCACGTCGCGATGCTGGAGCGCGCGGGTGCGCACGCCGTGCCCGTGCGCCGCGAGGCGGAGCTGTCCGAAGTGGACGGCCTGGTGCTCCCCGGCGGGGAGTCCACCACCATGTCGCGGCTGCTGGAGAGCTTCGAGCTGCTCGAGCCGCTGCGAGCGCGGATCGCGGACGGGATGCCCGCCTTCGGCTCGTGCGCCGGGTTGATCCTGCTGGCGCGCCAGGCGCTCGACGGGCGCCCGGACCAGCAGCAGCTCGGCGGGCTCGACGTGGTCGTCCGGCGCAACGCGTTCGGCAGGCAGGTCGACTCGTTCGAGGTGGATCTCGACTTCGCGGGTGTCGAAGGCGGGCCCGTGCACGCGGTCTTCATCCGGGCCCCGTGGGTCGAGAAGGCGGGGGCGGGCGTCGAGGTGCTGGCCACCGTGCCGGCGGCGCTCGTGCCGGGAGACTCGGTGCCCGAAGATCCCGCGGTCGGTGAGCCCGAGGCTAGGATCGTCGCCGTCCGGCAGGGGTCGGTGCTGGCCACGGCGTTCCACCCGGAGATCACCGGGGACGAGCGGGTGCACCGGTTGTTCGTCGAGCTCGTGCGAGAAGCCTGA
- the ruvC gene encoding crossover junction endodeoxyribonuclease RuvC: protein MRVLGVDPGLTRCGLGVVDGGKGRVVRAVAVGVVRTPPEDDLAHRLLGIADEVEVWLDRYKPEAIAVERVFAQHNVRTAMGTAQAGGVVALAAARRGLPVVFHTPSEVKAAVTGSGRADKAQVTGMVMRLLNLEVKPHPADAADALALAICHLWREPMRVRLAEAEARAAELARAHKAKLAAAAKQAGAATRTPVRRAARRTPSKLDDTGAPR, encoded by the coding sequence GTGCGGGTGCTCGGGGTCGACCCCGGTCTGACCAGGTGCGGTCTCGGCGTGGTCGACGGTGGCAAGGGCCGGGTCGTCCGCGCGGTGGCCGTCGGTGTCGTGCGCACCCCGCCGGAGGACGATCTCGCCCACCGGCTCCTCGGCATCGCCGACGAGGTCGAGGTCTGGCTGGACCGCTACAAGCCCGAGGCGATCGCCGTCGAGCGCGTGTTCGCGCAGCACAACGTCCGCACGGCCATGGGCACCGCGCAGGCGGGCGGCGTCGTCGCGCTGGCCGCGGCGCGGCGCGGGCTGCCGGTCGTGTTCCACACCCCGAGCGAGGTCAAGGCCGCGGTCACCGGGTCGGGCCGCGCGGACAAGGCGCAGGTCACCGGTATGGTGATGCGCCTGCTCAACCTCGAGGTGAAGCCGCACCCCGCCGACGCGGCCGACGCGTTGGCGCTCGCCATCTGCCACCTCTGGCGCGAGCCGATGCGGGTTCGCCTCGCCGAGGCCGAGGCGCGCGCGGCCGAGCTGGCCCGCGCGCACAAGGCCAAGCTGGCGGCCGCCGCGAAACAGGCGGGCGCCGCCACCCGCACCCCGGTGCGGCGCGCGGCCCGCCGGACCCCGAGCAAGCTGGACGACACTGGAGCACCCCGATGA
- a CDS encoding DUF4262 domain-containing protein, giving the protein MTAVTTSALTAEEQRLIDWIESQAKERGNAVIAVPQDDQGAGFCFTACAWALHNVPEVVVVGLPGDLGPILLDAYVDRAANGEIFEVGKRYDDFFQGSAVVFERVAKGHYPEFFGSAFLVYPDGDFPALQVVVATADGHFPWQDTAPEGFSEWQPVLTESGVPESWTPGVDGP; this is encoded by the coding sequence ATGACCGCCGTGACGACCTCAGCCCTCACCGCCGAAGAGCAGCGCCTGATCGACTGGATCGAATCCCAAGCGAAGGAACGGGGTAACGCGGTCATCGCGGTCCCGCAGGACGATCAAGGCGCCGGCTTCTGCTTCACCGCCTGCGCGTGGGCGCTGCACAACGTGCCGGAAGTCGTGGTCGTCGGCCTGCCCGGCGATCTGGGCCCGATCCTGCTCGACGCGTACGTCGACCGCGCGGCCAACGGCGAGATCTTCGAGGTCGGCAAACGCTACGACGACTTCTTCCAGGGCAGCGCCGTCGTTTTCGAACGCGTCGCCAAAGGCCACTACCCGGAGTTTTTCGGGTCGGCGTTCCTCGTCTACCCCGACGGCGACTTCCCGGCGCTGCAGGTCGTCGTCGCCACGGCCGACGGGCACTTCCCCTGGCAGGACACGGCTCCCGAGGGCTTCTCCGAGTGGCAGCCGGTGCTCACCGAAAGCGGTGTGCCCGAGAGTTGGACCCCGGGCGTCGACGGGCCCTGA
- the secD gene encoding protein translocase subunit SecD: MAPSAGHLRPGRYLAFFALIVVVLYALVFFTGSGKATPKLGIDLQGGTRVTLTARTPDGGQPTRDSLNQARQIIEQRVNGIGVAGTEVVLDGNNVVITVPGAQGDQAKSLGQTAKLGFRKVITSQPNAPAAPPASGNPAAPPASGTPSTPPSSGAPSAPPSATGAPSSTPNGGGGAAGAPAQQPPSTTPSAPPASNTPAAGGQAQTPIQQAQAIRQNPDLASDDQAKAQAAQQAALASLTCAPNVADPLEGNDLSDKPLVACGDQDATKYVLGPQFLPGTEISGANSGYDQQRGQWIVDLTFNGTGSKTWGDFTAANVGQQAAFVLDTQVVSAPTIQGAILGGNTQITGQFTQATAKNLADVLKYGSLPLSFDSSDATTVSATLGSASLQAGLLAGAIGLIVVFIYCLIYYRLLGILTILSLALSGLLVYAVLVLLGRWIGYTLDLAGIAGLIIAIGITADSFVIYFERLKDEIREGRTFRSAVPRGWARARRTILASDAVSFLAAAILYVIAVGDVQGFAFTLGMSTVLDLVVVYLVTHPVVAMVSTSKSTFLSNPRNLGLGAVQRLASERRASRPAVGRTNVKEA; the protein is encoded by the coding sequence GTGGCACCATCGGCCGGGCATCTCCGCCCGGGACGCTATCTCGCCTTCTTCGCCCTGATCGTGGTCGTGCTCTACGCCCTGGTGTTCTTCACCGGCAGCGGCAAGGCCACGCCGAAGCTCGGCATCGACCTGCAGGGCGGCACCCGGGTCACGCTCACCGCGCGGACGCCGGACGGCGGCCAGCCCACGCGAGACTCGCTGAACCAGGCGCGCCAGATCATCGAACAGCGCGTGAACGGCATCGGTGTCGCCGGCACGGAGGTCGTGCTCGACGGCAACAACGTCGTCATCACGGTCCCGGGCGCGCAGGGTGACCAGGCGAAGTCCCTCGGCCAGACCGCGAAGCTCGGCTTCCGCAAGGTCATCACCTCGCAGCCGAACGCCCCGGCCGCGCCGCCCGCCTCGGGCAACCCGGCTGCCCCGCCGGCTTCGGGCACTCCCTCCACGCCGCCGTCCTCCGGTGCGCCCTCGGCCCCGCCGTCCGCCACGGGCGCGCCGTCGAGCACGCCGAACGGCGGCGGTGGCGCGGCCGGTGCCCCGGCCCAGCAGCCGCCGAGCACCACGCCGTCGGCTCCGCCGGCTTCGAACACGCCGGCGGCCGGTGGCCAGGCGCAGACGCCGATTCAGCAGGCGCAGGCGATCCGGCAGAACCCGGACCTGGCCTCGGACGACCAGGCCAAGGCGCAGGCCGCGCAGCAGGCCGCGCTGGCCTCGCTCACCTGCGCGCCGAACGTCGCCGACCCGCTCGAGGGCAACGACCTCTCGGACAAGCCGCTGGTCGCCTGTGGTGACCAGGACGCGACGAAGTACGTGCTCGGCCCGCAGTTCCTGCCCGGCACCGAGATCTCCGGCGCGAACTCGGGCTACGACCAGCAGCGCGGCCAGTGGATCGTCGACCTGACGTTCAACGGCACCGGCAGCAAGACCTGGGGTGACTTCACCGCGGCCAACGTCGGCCAGCAGGCCGCGTTCGTGCTCGACACCCAGGTCGTGTCCGCGCCGACCATCCAGGGCGCCATCCTCGGCGGCAACACGCAGATCACCGGGCAGTTCACGCAGGCGACCGCGAAGAACCTCGCCGACGTCCTGAAGTACGGCTCGCTGCCGCTCTCGTTCGACTCGTCCGACGCCACCACGGTGTCGGCGACGCTCGGTTCCGCGTCGCTGCAGGCGGGCCTGCTCGCCGGCGCGATCGGCCTGATCGTGGTCTTCATCTACTGCCTGATCTACTACCGCCTGCTCGGCATCCTGACGATCCTGTCGCTGGCGCTGTCCGGCCTGCTGGTCTACGCGGTGCTGGTGCTGCTCGGCCGGTGGATCGGGTACACGCTCGACCTCGCCGGCATCGCCGGCCTGATCATCGCCATCGGCATCACGGCGGACTCGTTCGTCATCTACTTCGAACGGCTCAAGGACGAGATCCGGGAAGGGCGGACGTTCCGGTCCGCGGTGCCGCGCGGCTGGGCTCGCGCCCGGCGCACGATCCTGGCGTCCGACGCGGTGAGCTTCCTCGCCGCGGCGATCCTGTACGTGATCGCGGTCGGCGACGTGCAGGGCTTCGCGTTCACCCTCGGCATGTCGACGGTGCTCGACCTCGTGGTGGTCTACCTCGTGACGCACCCTGTGGTGGCGATGGTGTCCACGTCGAAGTCGACGTTCCTGTCCAACCCCCGCAACCTCGGCCTCGGTGCCGTCCAGCGCCTGGCCTCGGAACGCAGGGCGTCTCGGCCCGCCGTCGGCCGCACGAACGTGAAGGAGGCCTGA
- the ruvA gene encoding Holliday junction branch migration protein RuvA has protein sequence MISSVRGEVLSVGLDHVVVEVGGMGFAVQATPATLATLRRGEQVRLHTALVVREDSLTLFGFADDDARELFGLLQTVSGIGPRLALATLAVLEPDKLRAALVEGNITVLTQVPGIGRKGAERLSLELRDKVTALGGTGEVPAVSAPGALRAEVVEALAGLGFPAKQAEQAVDRVLAEGDGHTTATVLRSALATLGRKR, from the coding sequence ATGATCTCCTCCGTACGCGGTGAAGTGCTGTCCGTCGGCCTGGACCACGTCGTGGTCGAGGTCGGCGGCATGGGCTTCGCCGTGCAGGCCACCCCGGCGACGCTCGCGACGCTGCGCCGCGGCGAGCAGGTGCGGCTGCACACCGCGCTGGTCGTGCGCGAGGACTCGCTGACCCTGTTCGGGTTCGCCGACGACGACGCGCGCGAGCTGTTCGGCCTGCTGCAGACCGTGTCGGGCATCGGACCGCGGCTCGCGCTCGCCACGCTCGCCGTGCTGGAGCCCGACAAGCTGCGCGCCGCGCTCGTCGAAGGCAACATCACCGTCCTCACGCAGGTGCCCGGCATCGGCCGCAAGGGCGCCGAACGGCTCAGCCTCGAACTGCGCGACAAGGTCACCGCGCTCGGCGGCACCGGCGAGGTGCCGGCCGTGTCCGCGCCCGGCGCGCTGCGCGCCGAGGTCGTGGAAGCGTTGGCAGGACTGGGTTTCCCGGCCAAGCAGGCCGAGCAGGCGGTGGACCGCGTGCTGGCCGAGGGCGACGGGCACACCACCGCCACGGTGCTGCGCTCGGCGCTGGCCACCCTCGGGCGCAAGCGGTAG